A region of Ferruginibacter albus DNA encodes the following proteins:
- a CDS encoding polysaccharide deacetylase family protein — protein sequence MKNGIFTISLDFELHWGVSETKTVQQYYNNLAGTRNAIDKMLQLFAHYNIHVTWATVGMLFCKDKHELLNYCNQIDQPNYANKKLNNFDLAKKVGENHTDDPFHFGNDLIPKIIQTKNQEIGTHTFSHYYCLERGQTAENFKSDINAVIDIAKENNISIASIVFPRNQYNGECLHVCKQSGIKAYRGNEKHWMYQPLSREKETKYRRLLRLIDTYINISGNNTHEINYSGELVNVPASRFLRPFNPKLKFIEALRLRRIKKEMTFAAKNKRLYHLWWHPHNFGINQDINFAFLEKILQHFSYLESRYNFQSKNISEVCYAE from the coding sequence ATGAAAAACGGCATCTTCACCATATCACTTGATTTTGAATTACACTGGGGTGTAAGCGAAACCAAAACAGTACAGCAATATTATAATAATCTTGCCGGCACACGTAATGCCATTGATAAAATGTTGCAATTGTTTGCTCACTATAATATTCACGTTACCTGGGCTACGGTTGGTATGTTGTTTTGCAAAGACAAACATGAGTTATTGAACTATTGCAACCAGATCGATCAACCCAATTATGCCAATAAAAAGCTAAACAATTTTGATTTAGCTAAAAAGGTTGGCGAAAATCATACAGATGATCCTTTTCATTTCGGAAATGATCTCATTCCAAAAATTATCCAAACAAAAAACCAGGAAATAGGCACACATACTTTTTCTCATTATTATTGTTTGGAAAGAGGACAAACGGCAGAAAATTTTAAATCGGATATAAACGCTGTTATCGACATTGCCAAAGAGAATAACATCTCAATAGCCTCCATTGTATTTCCAAGAAACCAATACAATGGTGAATGTCTGCATGTTTGCAAGCAATCCGGCATTAAAGCATATCGCGGCAACGAAAAACACTGGATGTACCAGCCGCTATCAAGAGAAAAAGAAACTAAATACCGGCGATTGCTACGACTAATAGATACTTACATAAATATCTCAGGAAATAATACCCATGAGATCAATTATTCCGGTGAATTAGTAAATGTTCCGGCAAGCCGTTTTCTTCGCCCCTTCAATCCTAAATTAAAATTTATAGAGGCATTGCGGCTGCGCAGAATTAAAAAAGAAATGACTTTTGCCGCAAAAAATAAAAGATTGTATCATTTATGGTGGCATCCCCATAATTTTGGTATCAATCAGGACATTAACTTTGCGTTCCTGGAAAAAATTTTACAGCATTTCTCTTATTTGGAAAGCAGGTATAATTTTCAGTCAAAAAACATAAGTGAAGTTTGTTATGCAGAATAA
- the asnB gene encoding asparagine synthase (glutamine-hydrolyzing), translated as MCGIAGSVNFKINREKLYQQLLHRGPDEQNSFLYHNLELHHFRLSILDIAGGKQPMFLQNRYCIIFNGEVYNHNDIKKQYAYQCKTTSDTETILHHFANKGIDCFHDFDGMFALAILDEQENKLYLVRDRAGKKPLYIYHKEETILFASELNAIKTQLTLETDEHAIELYVRLGSCYRHQTPYKNVRELGNGEIAVIDLSSAKINYKTWWNIADFYTKENSLHFNDALQKVDELLTTAVNRRIDSSDLEVATFLSGGIDSGLVTAIAAKHKPHIKTFTVSFDGQFNEAPYAKQVANKYKTKHTEINISFNNLKNDIEKILTQYGEPFFDDSAIPSYYVSKAAKEHVTVILNGDGADELFGGYRRYVPFATYNFFNSGKGVKAGSTALKKILPASHNKMSKYNYLYRLIDLNTKSGVEKYLSSTIDIFEGFEDKLISHKRSFTEFEKDFAQIASLNLSGLKTMMLLDFDVHLFSALLVKIDIATMAHSLEGRSPFLCKELLELAPALNDGFKIRGTQTKYILRQLAKKYLPENITKLPKRGFEVPLKKWVNGDLKEMIFDHVFSANAYNRQFVKKNLLDAIHANKLNASDEKRAKMLWSLFCLEVWKKNN; from the coding sequence ATGTGCGGCATTGCCGGTTCTGTAAATTTTAAAATAAACAGGGAAAAACTGTATCAACAGCTGCTTCACCGCGGACCTGATGAACAAAACTCCTTTTTGTACCATAATCTTGAGCTGCATCATTTTCGTTTATCTATTTTAGATATAGCCGGCGGCAAGCAACCCATGTTTTTACAAAACAGGTATTGCATTATTTTTAATGGTGAAGTGTATAATCATAATGATATAAAAAAGCAATACGCTTATCAATGCAAAACTACTTCCGATACCGAAACGATCTTACATCATTTTGCCAATAAAGGAATTGATTGCTTTCACGATTTTGATGGCATGTTTGCTTTAGCAATATTGGATGAACAGGAAAACAAATTGTATTTAGTAAGAGATCGTGCAGGTAAAAAGCCTTTATACATTTATCATAAAGAGGAAACTATCCTTTTTGCAAGTGAATTAAATGCAATAAAGACGCAGCTTACTTTAGAAACAGATGAACATGCCATTGAATTATATGTACGTTTAGGTAGTTGTTATCGTCACCAAACTCCCTATAAAAATGTGCGTGAATTAGGTAATGGAGAAATTGCTGTAATTGATCTATCCTCAGCAAAGATCAATTACAAAACATGGTGGAATATTGCTGATTTCTATACAAAAGAAAACAGTTTACACTTTAACGATGCCTTGCAAAAGGTAGATGAATTGCTCACAACTGCAGTCAACAGAAGAATTGATTCATCGGACCTGGAAGTAGCTACTTTTTTAAGCGGCGGTATTGATAGTGGGTTGGTTACCGCCATTGCCGCAAAGCATAAACCGCATATAAAAACATTTACGGTAAGCTTTGATGGACAGTTTAACGAAGCGCCGTATGCCAAACAAGTAGCAAATAAATACAAAACAAAACATACAGAGATCAATATCAGCTTTAATAATCTTAAAAATGATATTGAAAAGATCTTAACACAGTACGGAGAACCATTTTTTGATGATTCGGCCATACCAAGCTATTATGTAAGCAAAGCTGCTAAAGAACATGTAACCGTAATATTAAATGGAGATGGCGCTGATGAATTATTTGGCGGTTATCGCAGGTATGTGCCTTTTGCAACGTATAATTTTTTTAATAGTGGTAAAGGGGTAAAAGCAGGTTCAACAGCATTAAAAAAAATATTGCCTGCTTCGCATAATAAAATGAGTAAGTATAACTATTTATATCGACTGATCGATTTAAATACAAAAAGCGGCGTAGAAAAATATTTAAGCAGTACAATAGATATTTTTGAAGGATTTGAGGATAAATTGATCAGCCACAAAAGATCATTTACTGAGTTTGAAAAAGACTTTGCCCAAATTGCTTCTTTGAATTTATCCGGCTTAAAAACCATGATGCTACTTGATTTTGATGTGCATTTATTCAGCGCTTTATTAGTTAAGATCGATATTGCCACCATGGCTCACTCTTTAGAAGGCAGAAGCCCTTTTTTGTGTAAAGAGCTATTGGAGTTAGCGCCTGCATTAAATGATGGATTCAAAATAAGAGGTACTCAAACAAAATATATCTTACGACAATTAGCTAAAAAATATTTACCGGAAAACATCACCAAATTGCCTAAGCGTGGTTTTGAAGTACCTTTAAAAAAATGGGTTAACGGCGATCTGAAAGAAATGATCTTTGATCATGTATTTTCAGCGAATGCTTATAACAGGCAATTTGTAAAAAAGAATTTATTGGATGCCATTCATGCAAATAAATTAAATGCATCCGATGAAAAAAGAGCAAAAATGTTGTGGAGTTTATTTTGCCTGGAAGTATGGAAAAAAAACAATTAA
- a CDS encoding class I SAM-dependent methyltransferase, with amino-acid sequence MQNKTIDSAILRHDIDADFFQNTYENKITDNAAYPFLYGRKIVLKQFEELLLQLPKGSSVLDVGCGTGHLTKWIKDQGYNVVGVEPSKGMREFAEKNFPDIRFINSISSEIPLADNSFDLILAFEVLRYMDESETINTYKEFHRLLKPGGKFFVTHVNKYSTDLYYFFYHLKGIISKIKKQPYHFCYFTTPKQQEKLVKSAGFSNCITTGEMNALVRLGYKFGKTTGDKFAKFIEKSDPVQVYKDSGKAMAGHLSVVGIK; translated from the coding sequence ATGCAGAATAAAACTATCGACTCGGCAATTTTAAGACATGATATTGATGCGGATTTTTTTCAAAACACTTACGAAAATAAAATAACCGATAACGCAGCATATCCATTTTTATATGGAAGAAAAATTGTGTTGAAGCAGTTTGAAGAATTGCTGTTGCAATTGCCCAAAGGGTCGTCAGTATTGGATGTTGGCTGCGGCACGGGTCATCTTACCAAATGGATAAAAGACCAGGGTTATAATGTAGTTGGTGTTGAGCCATCAAAAGGCATGCGTGAGTTTGCAGAAAAGAATTTTCCTGATATCCGGTTCATCAATTCTATCTCATCAGAAATTCCTTTGGCTGATAATTCTTTTGACCTGATACTGGCTTTTGAAGTATTGCGGTATATGGACGAAAGCGAAACCATTAATACCTACAAAGAATTTCATCGCCTGTTGAAACCCGGCGGCAAGTTTTTTGTAACGCATGTAAATAAATACTCTACTGATCTGTATTATTTTTTCTATCACCTGAAAGGTATTATCAGCAAAATAAAAAAACAGCCATATCATTTTTGTTATTTCACCACTCCAAAGCAACAGGAGAAATTGGTAAAATCAGCTGGATTTAGCAATTGCATTACCACAGGGGAAATGAATGCATTGGTACGTTTGGGTTATAAGTTTGGAAAAACTACCGGCGATAAGTTTGCGAAATTTATCGAAAAATCAGACCCGGTACAGGTTTACAAAGACAGTGGGAAAGCAATGGCAGGGCATTTAAGTGTAGTTGGTATAAAGTAA
- a CDS encoding glycosyltransferase: MKKKILHTTTRLVLGGGVEKNIYYTIAGLKDEFEFHLSCGADFNDDHFTNHPEIKIIICPHLINKISFVKDLKALWLYYRLIKKEKYDIVHTHETKASFITKLAAWLAGCPYIIYGLHGVTFNDPMSKLKRKFYILLEKLTIGCADLVVSVGHNTIDAYHAENIGTKIPYEVVRSGIDIEAYMKQAITNEEAKKNFRSSLGIKEEDIVLINVGRFSFSKAQRYSIQAFAQLKKKYNNLRLLLIGEGELLTECKTLVKNLGLDDNSVVFLGYQRNVPEFLSVSNIFMFTSLREGLPRVIVEASLLQIPVVTFSVEGANEVLEHEKTGFIVKQGDVDQLIYYAEQLILHPDLRIRFGQLSCSHVKENWDSHLMTKKLQEIYNRNTQ, from the coding sequence TTGAAAAAAAAAATACTACATACTACCACACGCTTAGTACTGGGCGGCGGCGTTGAAAAAAATATTTATTACACTATTGCCGGATTAAAAGATGAGTTTGAATTTCATCTTAGCTGTGGCGCCGATTTTAATGATGATCACTTTACCAACCATCCCGAAATAAAGATCATCATCTGTCCTCATCTTATTAATAAAATTTCTTTTGTAAAAGATCTAAAGGCGCTTTGGTTGTATTACAGGCTCATCAAAAAAGAAAAGTATGATATCGTTCATACACACGAAACCAAAGCAAGCTTTATAACCAAACTGGCAGCCTGGTTGGCTGGGTGTCCTTATATTATCTATGGATTGCATGGCGTTACCTTCAACGATCCGATGAGTAAATTGAAGAGAAAATTTTACATCCTTTTAGAAAAACTAACCATTGGCTGTGCCGATCTGGTAGTTTCTGTAGGACACAATACAATTGATGCCTACCATGCAGAAAACATCGGTACAAAAATTCCTTATGAAGTAGTAAGAAGTGGAATAGATATTGAGGCTTATATGAAACAGGCTATTACTAATGAAGAAGCAAAGAAAAATTTTCGCAGCTCATTAGGTATTAAAGAAGAGGATATTGTCCTAATTAATGTGGGCAGGTTTTCATTCTCAAAAGCACAACGGTACAGCATACAGGCTTTTGCACAGTTGAAAAAAAAATATAATAACTTAAGGCTGCTGTTGATTGGTGAAGGTGAGTTATTAACCGAGTGCAAAACTTTAGTCAAAAATTTAGGGTTAGATGACAATTCTGTTGTTTTTTTGGGGTACCAGCGAAACGTTCCGGAGTTCTTATCAGTCAGTAACATATTCATGTTTACTTCCCTTCGTGAAGGATTACCGAGGGTTATTGTAGAGGCATCATTATTACAAATTCCAGTGGTTACCTTTTCTGTGGAGGGCGCTAACGAGGTATTAGAACATGAAAAAACGGGTTTTATAGTAAAACAAGGTGATGTTGATCAGTTGATTTATTACGCAGAACAGCTAATTTTGCACCCTGACTTAAGAATCCGGTTTGGTCAGCTATCTTGCAGTCACGTAAAAGAGAATTGGGATAGCCACTTAATGACTAAAAAACTGCAGGAAATTTATAATAGAAATACTCAATAA
- a CDS encoding class I SAM-dependent methyltransferase, translated as MRTEYNQQPLKIIEGKNREIAIFSTEGKNIDAEVVRSFGDEWLKFHDFSDQVIEECAAEYFDILNDTVVNKNSYALDIGCGTGRWTKYLTQKAGFIEAIDPSNAIFAADNLLGKIENVRLTQASIETIPFNDETFDFAMSVGVLHHIPDTQQAMKDCVKKIKKGGYFYCYLYHNLETRGWWFKTLYNLSNLIRYPVCRLPTPIKKFVCDILAIVIYMPLVLWVRFLVLIGLRSVAHKMPLSAYNNKSFFIIRNDALDKFGTRLEQRFSKKQVISMMQNCGLTDIVISPLSPFYHVTGRKL; from the coding sequence ATGAGAACAGAATACAACCAACAGCCTTTAAAAATAATAGAAGGAAAGAACAGGGAGATTGCCATATTTTCAACCGAGGGAAAAAACATAGATGCTGAGGTGGTAAGATCATTTGGCGACGAGTGGCTAAAGTTTCATGATTTTTCCGACCAGGTAATTGAAGAATGCGCTGCGGAATATTTTGATATTTTGAATGATACTGTGGTGAATAAAAATTCATACGCGTTGGATATTGGTTGCGGCACCGGCAGATGGACAAAATATCTTACCCAAAAGGCGGGCTTTATTGAAGCGATCGACCCGAGCAATGCCATTTTTGCTGCTGATAATTTATTAGGTAAGATCGAAAATGTACGGCTAACACAAGCCAGTATTGAAACGATCCCGTTCAATGATGAAACATTTGATTTTGCGATGAGCGTGGGTGTATTGCATCATATTCCCGATACGCAGCAAGCCATGAAAGATTGTGTAAAGAAGATAAAGAAAGGCGGTTATTTTTATTGTTATCTCTATCATAATTTAGAAACAAGAGGCTGGTGGTTTAAAACCTTATATAATTTAAGTAATCTAATTCGCTATCCTGTTTGCCGCCTGCCAACACCTATTAAAAAGTTTGTTTGTGATATTTTGGCAATTGTTATTTATATGCCGCTGGTATTATGGGTACGTTTTTTAGTATTGATCGGGTTAAGAAGTGTGGCACACAAAATGCCTTTGAGCGCTTACAACAATAAATCATTCTTTATTATTCGCAATGATGCGTTGGATAAATTCGGTACAAGACTGGAACAACGGTTCTCTAAAAAACAGGTAATATCAATGATGCAAAACTGCGGGTTAACAGATATTGTTATTAGTCCGCTCAGTCCATTTTACCACGTAACAGGAAGAAAGCTGTAA
- a CDS encoding glycosyltransferase family 4 protein yields the protein MMKKKKMLVICPHPENIAPGQRLKYEQYFEHWRSNGYDVKVSPFFSERMQSILYTKGRIPEKIYWVIRGYLKRIREFFTLQRYDLVYIFLWVTPFGLPVMEKLFVSKNTHVVYDIDDAIFLKTKSLTNRLADFIKGRSKPFFMMKHAKHVIACTPFLTDVAKKYNERVTDISSTINTHTYQPVNSYQNDHVLTLGWSGSHSTSQFLYLLKDILIELNNRKPFKLLVMGDPHFKINELDMQAIKWTNEDEIPTLQKFDIGLYPLPLDSDWVLGKSGLKALQYMAVGVPVVATAIGANYRIIENNKTGILVKTKEEWLTALEYLMDNPSTRQSIGLSGRNNVVDNYSIDANAPVYLSILNTVCKK from the coding sequence ATGATGAAGAAAAAAAAAATGCTGGTAATTTGTCCGCATCCCGAAAACATAGCACCGGGACAACGTTTGAAATATGAACAATATTTTGAACACTGGCGCAGCAATGGTTATGATGTTAAAGTATCTCCTTTCTTTAGCGAACGAATGCAAAGCATTTTGTACACAAAAGGTCGCATTCCAGAAAAGATATATTGGGTTATCCGCGGCTATTTAAAACGTATTCGTGAATTTTTTACCCTGCAGCGGTATGATCTTGTTTATATTTTTTTATGGGTAACTCCTTTTGGCTTGCCTGTGATGGAAAAATTATTTGTATCGAAAAACACACATGTAGTGTACGATATAGACGATGCCATCTTTTTAAAAACAAAAAGCTTGACTAACCGGCTGGCTGATTTTATAAAAGGGCGCAGCAAGCCTTTCTTTATGATGAAGCACGCAAAGCATGTGATTGCATGCACTCCTTTTTTGACAGATGTTGCAAAAAAGTATAATGAAAGGGTTACTGATATTTCATCTACTATCAACACACATACCTATCAGCCTGTAAATAGTTATCAGAACGATCATGTATTAACGCTTGGCTGGAGCGGTAGCCATAGCACTTCTCAATTTTTGTATTTATTAAAAGATATTTTAATTGAATTAAATAACAGAAAACCATTTAAGCTTTTGGTAATGGGCGATCCTCATTTTAAAATAAATGAATTGGATATGCAAGCTATTAAATGGACGAATGAAGATGAAATTCCTACACTACAAAAATTCGATATCGGGCTTTATCCTTTGCCATTGGATAGTGATTGGGTGTTAGGAAAAAGTGGCTTAAAAGCATTACAATACATGGCGGTTGGTGTGCCTGTTGTTGCCACAGCAATCGGCGCTAATTATCGCATTATTGAAAATAATAAAACGGGCATCCTTGTAAAAACAAAGGAAGAATGGCTGACTGCTCTTGAATATTTAATGGACAATCCCTCAACCCGCCAATCCATCGGGCTTTCCGGGCGTAATAACGTAGTAGACAACTACTCTATTGATGCAAATGCCCCGGTATATCTTAGTATTCTTAACACGGTTTGTAAAAAGTAA
- a CDS encoding glycosyltransferase family 2 protein, whose amino-acid sequence MEKAIAVVVTYNRKQLLSECITALRNQTRKLDAILVVDNGSTDDTVKWLSKQSDITFISQSNVGSAGGFNTGITWAYKNNFSWIWCMDDDGYPKEDALEKLLAEDMERLCLRNCAVLNKEDKKTFVWKTGNFNTIDDVNVKVLHGVGHPFNGTMLHRNIIERVGAPKQQLFLWGDETEYFYRITKQNGIPVKTITDSIHYHPAAAFTYKQDWDYKNTWKMYYYIRNRFYIHQAKFSNKLIALINYITFLTAMVGVVMIFQKTDKLKKINFILWPAADAFANDFSANPKSILLQLQETTQPTHRFRNSFSAYIKQLTGELFAPFLLSRTRGALNA is encoded by the coding sequence ATGGAGAAAGCCATAGCTGTGGTTGTTACCTACAACCGTAAACAACTTTTGTCTGAATGTATTACTGCATTGAGAAACCAAACACGTAAGCTTGATGCAATTTTAGTAGTTGATAACGGAAGTACAGATGACACTGTAAAATGGTTATCGAAGCAAAGCGATATTACTTTTATATCGCAAAGTAATGTAGGCTCTGCAGGTGGTTTCAACACCGGCATTACATGGGCATACAAAAATAATTTTTCCTGGATATGGTGTATGGATGATGACGGTTATCCAAAAGAGGATGCCCTGGAAAAACTATTGGCAGAAGATATGGAACGCTTGTGCTTGCGCAATTGTGCAGTATTAAATAAAGAAGATAAAAAAACCTTTGTTTGGAAAACAGGCAATTTTAATACCATTGATGATGTAAATGTGAAAGTGTTGCATGGTGTAGGTCATCCGTTTAACGGAACGATGTTGCACCGCAATATTATTGAAAGAGTTGGAGCCCCTAAACAACAGTTATTTTTATGGGGCGATGAAACAGAATATTTTTACAGGATAACAAAACAAAACGGTATCCCTGTTAAAACAATAACCGATAGCATACACTATCACCCGGCCGCTGCTTTTACCTATAAACAAGATTGGGATTACAAGAACACCTGGAAGATGTACTATTACATCCGCAATCGTTTTTATATTCACCAGGCTAAGTTTAGCAATAAGTTGATTGCATTGATCAATTACATTACTTTTCTCACAGCCATGGTGGGTGTGGTTATGATATTTCAAAAAACCGATAAGCTGAAGAAGATCAATTTTATTCTTTGGCCCGCAGCAGATGCGTTTGCCAATGATTTTTCTGCCAATCCAAAAAGTATTTTACTGCAATTGCAGGAAACCACTCAACCGACACATCGTTTTAGAAATTCATTCAGTGCTTATATTAAGCAATTAACCGGAGAATTGTTTGCACCTTTTTTATTATCACGTACAAGAGGAGCCCTCAACGCATAA
- a CDS encoding glycosyltransferase: MATKKILFISYDGMTDPLGQSQVIPYLKGLTKQGYEFIILSCEKPEKLDGNKDYVASLLTGYPIKWVYIKYHKNPPVLSSVYDFLQLKKKAVALHQQEKFDLVHTRVGVPQLLGLWIKKNLRIKFLNDIRGFWADERVDGGQWNIKNPIYNIIYKFFRKKENEFIIHADYNTCLTYAAAKEIHTWKQIPNQPIPLEVIPCCVDMNLFDPNNIDASLKNKFKEELKIKDGDFIITYLGSIGGWYLIEEMMRFCKILGDKIPHAKFLFISPHNHYMVAAAASKYGLSTDKLIVKQGKRYEVPALLSFSTYSVFFIKPCYSKISSSPTKHGEIMAMGIPVITNAGVGDVKEILTDYHSGYLVNDFTDASFNSVVDKIVSSNPFDKETIRNGAKEFYSLETAVQRYSNVYAKIFAE, encoded by the coding sequence ATGGCAACAAAAAAAATTCTTTTTATTTCTTACGATGGCATGACCGATCCATTAGGGCAAAGCCAGGTGATCCCGTATTTAAAAGGTTTAACTAAACAAGGGTACGAGTTTATAATTTTAAGCTGCGAAAAACCCGAAAAATTAGACGGCAATAAAGACTATGTAGCATCGCTATTAACGGGCTATCCTATAAAATGGGTTTACATAAAATATCACAAAAACCCTCCGGTGCTTTCTTCTGTGTATGATTTTCTTCAATTAAAGAAAAAAGCGGTTGCCTTACATCAACAGGAAAAGTTTGATCTGGTGCATACAAGAGTGGGCGTTCCGCAATTATTGGGCTTATGGATCAAAAAGAATCTTCGCATAAAATTTTTAAATGACATACGTGGATTTTGGGCAGATGAACGAGTGGATGGTGGTCAATGGAATATTAAGAACCCTATCTATAACATCATCTATAAATTTTTTAGAAAGAAAGAAAATGAGTTTATTATTCATGCCGATTATAATACCTGTCTTACCTACGCAGCAGCAAAAGAAATTCATACCTGGAAACAAATTCCCAATCAGCCGATCCCTTTAGAAGTAATTCCTTGCTGTGTTGATATGAATCTGTTTGATCCAAATAACATAGATGCTTCACTAAAAAATAAATTCAAAGAAGAATTAAAAATTAAAGACGGCGATTTTATTATTACTTACCTGGGATCTATTGGTGGCTGGTATTTGATAGAAGAGATGATGCGCTTTTGTAAAATATTAGGAGACAAAATACCTCATGCAAAGTTTTTATTCATTTCTCCACACAATCACTATATGGTGGCTGCTGCTGCATCTAAATACGGCTTATCTACCGATAAATTAATTGTAAAACAAGGTAAGCGATACGAAGTGCCGGCGTTGCTTTCGTTCAGCACATACTCCGTTTTCTTTATTAAACCATGTTATTCTAAAATATCATCATCACCTACTAAACACGGAGAAATAATGGCTATGGGTATTCCTGTTATTACCAATGCCGGCGTTGGCGATGTAAAAGAAATTCTTACCGATTATCATTCAGGTTATTTGGTAAATGATTTTACAGATGCATCTTTTAATTCAGTAGTAGATAAAATTGTTTCATCCAACCCATTTGATAAAGAAACCATTCGTAATGGCGCTAAAGAATTTTACTCTTTGGAAACTGCTGTACAGCGTTACAGCAATGTGTATGCAAAAATATTTGCGGAGTAA
- the glf gene encoding UDP-galactopyranose mutase, producing the protein MAYRFLIVGAGFSGCVLANQLVKQLNCSIDIWDERDHIGGNSHTTRDEKTGIMVHQYGPHIFNTDKKEIWDFVNSFDEFKPYVHRVKANSKGKIYGLPVNLHTINQFFNKNFTPKEAEKFIEEQADKTIEEPKNFEEQALKFIGKDLYKAFFYGYTKKQWGCEPKELPASILKRIPVRFNYNDNYYNNFFSGIPTNGYTFIMEKMIEHPSITVTLDRKFIPGKDGKEYTHIFYTGPIDAYFQYKHGRLGYRTVTFEKGYDNGDFQGTAQMNYCDEEVPYTRITEHKHFTYWEANDKTVYFKEYSKETGENDIPYYPKRQVADKKLLKLYRDEADQQSNISFLGRLATYRYMDMHHVIGEAIELSKKVVDCVNTNQPLPVFSNVETFI; encoded by the coding sequence ATGGCTTATCGTTTTTTAATTGTTGGTGCAGGGTTTTCAGGGTGTGTATTAGCCAATCAACTGGTTAAACAATTGAATTGCTCAATAGATATTTGGGATGAACGCGACCATATTGGCGGCAATTCACACACTACAAGAGACGAAAAAACGGGCATAATGGTTCATCAATACGGCCCACATATCTTTAATACAGATAAAAAAGAGATCTGGGATTTTGTGAACAGCTTTGATGAATTTAAGCCATATGTACACAGGGTTAAAGCAAACAGCAAAGGAAAGATTTATGGTTTGCCCGTAAATCTTCATACCATCAACCAATTCTTTAATAAAAATTTTACGCCGAAAGAAGCAGAAAAATTTATAGAAGAACAAGCCGATAAAACAATTGAAGAGCCAAAAAATTTTGAAGAGCAGGCATTAAAATTCATCGGCAAAGATTTATATAAAGCTTTTTTTTACGGCTATACAAAAAAACAATGGGGTTGTGAACCGAAAGAGCTGCCCGCTTCTATTTTAAAAAGAATACCTGTACGATTTAATTACAATGATAATTACTACAATAACTTTTTCTCCGGCATACCAACCAACGGATATACGTTCATCATGGAAAAAATGATCGAGCATCCTTCCATAACAGTAACGCTTGATCGAAAATTTATTCCCGGAAAAGATGGAAAGGAATACACACATATATTTTACACCGGCCCTATAGATGCTTACTTTCAATATAAACACGGGCGCTTAGGCTATCGCACTGTTACATTTGAGAAAGGATATGACAATGGGGATTTCCAGGGAACAGCTCAAATGAATTATTGTGATGAAGAAGTGCCTTATACAAGAATTACAGAACACAAACATTTTACTTACTGGGAGGCGAATGATAAAACAGTTTATTTTAAAGAATACAGTAAAGAAACCGGCGAAAACGATATTCCTTATTACCCCAAACGCCAGGTTGCAGATAAAAAATTATTGAAATTGTATAGAGATGAAGCCGACCAGCAATCCAATATTTCTTTTTTAGGCAGGCTGGCTACCTACCGTTATATGGATATGCATCATGTAATTGGCGAAGCAATAGAGCTTTCAAAAAAAGTAGTTGACTGTGTAAATACCAACCAACCATTACCTGTATTTTCAAACGTAGAAACGTTTATTTGA